In the Clupea harengus chromosome 16, Ch_v2.0.2, whole genome shotgun sequence genome, one interval contains:
- the gpr85 gene encoding probable G protein-coupled receptor 85 — translation MIPPSMANYSHAGDHNILQNVSPLATFLKLTSLGFIIGVGVVGNLLISILLVKDKSLHRAPYYFLLDLCASDILRSAICFPFVFTSVKNGSAWTYGTLTCKVIAFLGVLSCFHTAFMLFCVSVTRYLAIAHHRFYTKRLTFWTCLAVICMVWTLSVAMAFPPVLDVGTYSFIREEDQCTFQHRSFRANDSLGFMLLLALILLATQLVYLKLIFFVHDRRKMKPVQFVPAVSQNWTFHGPGASGQAAANWLAGFGRGPTPPTLLGIRQNSNAAGRRRLLVLDEFKTEKRISRMFYIMTFFFLALWGPYLVACYWRVFAGGPVVPAGYLTAAVWMSFAQAGVNPFICIFSNRELRRCFSTTLLYCRKSRLPREPYCVI, via the coding sequence ATGATCCCTCCATCTATGGCGAACTATAGCCATGCAGGGGACCACAACATCTTGCAGAATGTCTCTCCTCTCGCCACCTTCCTCAAACTGACCTCTCTGGGGTTCATCATCGGCGTCGGCGTCGTGGGAAACCTGCTTATCTCCATCCTGCTTGTCAAAGACAAGAGCCTGCACCGGGCGCCCTACTACTTCCTGCTGGACCTGTGCGCCTCGGACATCCTGCGCTCTGCGATCTGCTTCCCCTTTGTGTTCACCTCGGTCAAGAATGGCTCGGCTTGGACGTATGGCACCCTCACCTGCAAGGTGATCGCCTTCCTGGGCGTGCTCTCCTGCTTTCACACGGCCTTCATGCTGTTCTGTGTGAGCGTCACGCGCTACCTGGCCATCGCGCACCACCGCTTCTACACCAAGCGACTAACCTTCTGGACGTGTCTGGCCGTCATCTGCATGGTGTGGACGCTGTCTGTGGCCATGGCCTTCCCGCCGGTGCTGGACGTGGGGACGTACTCGTTCATCCGTGAGGAAGACCAGTGCACGTTCCAGCATCGCTCGTTCCGGGCTAACGACTCGCTAGGCTTCATGCTACTGCTTGCGCTCATCCTGCTCGCCACGCAGTTGGTCTACCTCAAGCTCATCTTCTTCGTGCACGACCGTCGGAAGATGAAGCCCGTCCAGTTCGTGCCCGCCGTCAGCCAGAACTGGACCTTCCACGGCCCCGGTGCCAGCGGACAGGCGGCCGCCAACTGGCTGGCCGGGTTCGGACGTGGGCCTACCCCGCCCACCCTACTTGGGATCCGCCAGAACAGCAACGCGGCGGGCCGGCGTCGACTCCTGGTGCTGGACGAGTTCAAGACAGAGAAGCGGATCAGCCGGATGTTCTACATCATGACGTTCTTCTTTCTGGCACTCTGGGGGCCCTACCTGGTGGCGTGCTACTGGCGCGTGTTTGCCGGAGGCCCAGTGGTGCCCGCTGGGTACCTGACTGCGGCCGTGTGGATGAGTTTCGCCCAGGCGGGTGTCAACCCCTTCATCTGTATTTTCTCCAACAGGGAGCTCAGGCGCTGTTTCAGCACCACCCTGCTCTACTGCAGAAAATCCAGGTTACCTAGGGAACCCTATTGTGTTATATGA